The following proteins are encoded in a genomic region of Shinella zoogloeoides:
- a CDS encoding MFS transporter gives MDTAYDMKIETRTTPWSAVICMMLTSFTLVASEFMPVSLLTPIADELAITAGQAGQAISISGFFAVFTALFSNVVLGRFDRRLVVLGYTIVLVASGLIVTLAPNYLVFMIGRALIGISIGGYWSLSTAIIARIASTSDVPKALAMLQGGSALAAVIAAPLGSFLGGLIGWRGAFFIVVPIGAAAFLWQLAVLPRMPGARHGSLGRTFALMANRTFALGMTAMILFFMGQFALSTYLRPFLEDITLLDVNALSLVLLGVGLAGLGGTWLIPGILRSHMGHVLIGFPAFLVIVALALVGLGSFAFATAGLLLLWGLFTTPVPAAWTTWMTRTIPDRLEEGGAWFVALIQFAITSGAFAGGLLFDHVGWWSPFVLTAVTMAASALVALAVARPWARRAMFA, from the coding sequence ATGGACACCGCATACGACATGAAAATCGAAACCCGGACGACGCCGTGGAGCGCCGTCATCTGCATGATGCTGACCTCCTTCACGCTCGTCGCCTCCGAGTTCATGCCTGTCAGCCTTCTCACGCCGATCGCGGATGAACTCGCGATCACCGCCGGCCAGGCGGGGCAGGCGATATCGATTTCCGGCTTCTTCGCGGTCTTCACGGCTCTGTTCAGCAACGTCGTGCTCGGCCGTTTCGACCGTCGTCTGGTCGTCCTCGGCTACACCATCGTGCTCGTTGCTTCCGGTCTGATCGTGACGCTCGCGCCGAACTACCTCGTGTTCATGATCGGCCGTGCGCTCATCGGCATATCGATCGGCGGCTACTGGTCGCTGTCGACGGCGATCATCGCCCGCATCGCCTCCACGTCCGACGTGCCGAAGGCGCTTGCCATGCTTCAGGGCGGCAGTGCGCTCGCGGCCGTGATCGCGGCCCCGCTCGGCAGCTTCCTCGGCGGCCTGATCGGCTGGCGCGGCGCGTTCTTCATCGTGGTGCCGATCGGCGCCGCCGCCTTCCTCTGGCAGCTTGCCGTCCTTCCCCGGATGCCGGGCGCCCGGCATGGATCGCTCGGCCGGACGTTCGCCCTCATGGCGAACCGCACCTTCGCACTCGGCATGACCGCGATGATCCTGTTCTTCATGGGGCAGTTCGCACTATCGACCTATCTGCGGCCGTTTCTCGAAGACATCACGCTCCTCGACGTCAACGCGCTCTCGCTTGTCCTTCTCGGGGTCGGTCTTGCGGGTCTCGGCGGCACCTGGTTGATTCCCGGCATTCTGCGCTCCCATATGGGGCACGTCCTGATCGGCTTTCCCGCGTTTCTGGTGATTGTCGCGCTCGCCCTCGTCGGCCTCGGTTCGTTCGCCTTCGCGACGGCGGGCCTGCTGCTTCTCTGGGGATTGTTCACGACTCCTGTTCCGGCGGCATGGACGACATGGATGACCCGGACGATTCCCGATCGTCTTGAGGAAGGCGGAGCGTGGTTCGTCGCACTCATCCAGTTCGCCATCACGTCGGGCGCATTTGCCGGCGGCCTGCTGTTCGATCACGTCGGCTGGTGGAGCCCCTTTGTCCTGACCGCAGTGACGATGGCAGCTTCCGCCCTTGTCGCGTTGGCGGTAGCGCGCCCGTGGGCGCGTCGCGCGATGTTCGCCTAG
- the gcvA gene encoding transcriptional regulator GcvA has product MADQLPPLQTLRAFEATGRRLSMTLAAQELHLTHGAVSRQIKALEDHLGVPLFRRLTRRIELTDAGQAFFSTVTRLLSELAREAEELRRKNDTSRLVVNCSVSFASKWLTQRLHRLMATSPDLDIHLEVTDAPVDFAAGHVDVALRYGDGEYAFAASERIMNETVSPVCSPDYRDRMGGFHAMDDLAKCQLIHEIGMNTTWERWFAMMALPYPGRRGPGYSHGSMSIDAAVRGAGVALGRSVLVAEDLAAGRLISLFPQATLEVEWGYDLIYRIGNQDHPKVRIFRDWILREVREFTRSTQP; this is encoded by the coding sequence ATGGCCGACCAGCTTCCCCCGCTTCAGACACTCCGGGCCTTCGAGGCGACGGGGCGGCGCCTGAGCATGACGCTCGCGGCGCAGGAGCTCCACCTGACCCACGGCGCCGTGAGCCGCCAGATCAAGGCGCTGGAGGATCATCTGGGCGTGCCGCTCTTTCGCCGCCTCACCCGCAGGATCGAGCTGACCGACGCGGGACAGGCTTTCTTCAGCACGGTGACGCGGCTCCTGTCGGAACTGGCGCGTGAGGCGGAGGAACTGCGCCGGAAGAACGACACGTCCCGGCTGGTCGTGAATTGCAGCGTCTCCTTTGCCAGCAAGTGGCTGACGCAGCGCCTTCACCGCCTGATGGCGACCTCTCCCGACCTCGATATCCATCTGGAAGTGACCGACGCACCGGTGGATTTCGCGGCAGGCCATGTCGACGTGGCGCTGCGCTATGGCGACGGCGAGTATGCCTTCGCGGCATCCGAGCGCATCATGAACGAAACGGTCTCGCCGGTCTGCTCCCCTGACTATCGCGACAGGATGGGCGGGTTCCATGCGATGGACGATCTGGCGAAATGTCAGCTCATCCACGAGATCGGCATGAACACGACATGGGAACGGTGGTTCGCGATGATGGCGCTGCCCTATCCGGGCAGGCGCGGCCCCGGATACAGCCACGGCAGCATGTCCATCGACGCTGCCGTGCGCGGGGCGGGTGTCGCGCTCGGCCGGAGCGTCCTCGTCGCGGAGGACCTTGCCGCCGGCCGCCTGATATCGCTCTTCCCGCAGGCGACGCTTGAAGTCGAATGGGGCTACGACCTGATCTACAGGATCGGCAATCAGGACCACCCGAAGGTCCGCATTTTCCGGGACTGGATCCTGCGGGAAGTGCGGGAGTTCACGCGAAGCACGCAGCCGTGA
- a CDS encoding DMT family transporter, protein MKSFGAMFLLALMWGLSIPITKLGLGSIPPMTLTALRFMVAVPLMMFLARRELRVPAKAVLPIIGLGVMGITLGNVAQSFGVQGTSASVATILSATIPLFIVILAAIRFRQSVTPLQWSGLLAAFLGIALVAVGSGPGVDDMSRTTISGVALMLISSAGIAAYYIWSAELAEKYGLLPVAAWNMLVGLLTVLPLAGWEMSRQPVGITAQALAAIVYLGVVVTVIGLILWLYLLKAVPARIAASVQYLQPVFGIGASAFLFGDRLGLLFAAGVALVLGGLALAAWGKRAGAHT, encoded by the coding sequence ATGAAGAGCTTCGGAGCCATGTTCCTGCTGGCGCTGATGTGGGGGCTGTCGATCCCGATCACCAAGCTTGGCCTCGGCAGCATTCCGCCCATGACCCTGACGGCGCTCCGCTTCATGGTCGCCGTGCCGCTGATGATGTTCCTGGCCCGGCGGGAACTGCGGGTTCCCGCAAAGGCGGTTCTTCCCATCATCGGCCTTGGCGTCATGGGCATCACGCTCGGCAACGTTGCGCAGTCCTTCGGCGTACAGGGCACGTCGGCCTCCGTTGCGACCATCCTTTCGGCAACCATCCCGCTGTTCATCGTCATTCTGGCCGCCATCCGCTTCAGGCAGTCGGTGACGCCGCTGCAATGGAGCGGCCTCCTTGCCGCTTTCCTTGGGATCGCCCTCGTCGCCGTCGGCAGTGGACCGGGCGTCGACGACATGTCGAGAACGACGATCTCCGGGGTGGCCCTGATGCTGATCTCGTCCGCCGGCATCGCGGCCTATTACATCTGGAGCGCCGAACTGGCGGAGAAGTACGGCCTGCTGCCCGTCGCGGCATGGAACATGCTCGTCGGGCTCCTGACGGTCCTGCCGCTCGCGGGCTGGGAAATGTCCCGCCAGCCTGTCGGCATCACCGCACAGGCTTTGGCAGCCATCGTCTATCTCGGCGTCGTGGTCACCGTGATCGGGCTGATCCTGTGGCTCTATCTTCTGAAGGCTGTTCCCGCCCGCATCGCTGCGAGCGTGCAATATCTGCAACCCGTATTCGGCATTGGCGCCAGCGCGTTTCTGTTCGGCGACAGGCTCGGCCTGCTGTTCGCCGCGGGTGTGGCGCTTGTTCTCGGCGGCCTCGCACTTGCGGCTTGGGGTAAGCGTGCCGGCGCCCACACATGA
- the phnX gene encoding phosphonoacetaldehyde hydrolase has protein sequence MSHLKAVVFDWAGTVIDFGSFAPMGVFVEAFRRFGIEVSIAEAREPMGRPKWDHIEALAQPRIRAAWTEKHGRAPATEDIQAVYDIFVPLNEEVVSDYCDLVPGTVETVAALRRRGLKIGSTTGYTRSIMARVLPLAEKQGYAPDNLVCAGDLPHGRPTPMNMYRCFLDLDVWPASAVVKVDDTGVGIDEGREAGTWTVGLALSGNEAGVTADELAALSDGERQALREKASAALGRHRPHYIIDTVADLPPIIEEIEARMARGERP, from the coding sequence ATGAGCCATCTCAAGGCTGTCGTCTTCGATTGGGCCGGCACGGTCATCGATTTCGGGTCCTTCGCGCCGATGGGCGTTTTCGTCGAGGCCTTCCGCCGCTTCGGCATCGAGGTTTCCATCGCGGAGGCCCGCGAGCCGATGGGCCGGCCGAAATGGGACCATATCGAGGCGCTCGCCCAGCCGCGCATCCGCGCCGCCTGGACGGAAAAGCACGGCCGCGCGCCGGCGACCGAGGACATCCAGGCCGTCTACGACATCTTCGTGCCGCTCAACGAGGAGGTCGTCAGCGACTATTGCGACCTCGTGCCCGGCACGGTCGAGACCGTCGCGGCGCTACGCAGGCGCGGCCTGAAGATCGGCTCCACCACCGGCTATACGCGCTCGATCATGGCCCGCGTGCTGCCGCTCGCCGAAAAGCAGGGCTACGCCCCCGACAACCTCGTCTGCGCCGGCGACCTGCCGCATGGCCGCCCGACGCCGATGAACATGTACAGGTGCTTCCTCGACCTCGACGTCTGGCCGGCCTCTGCCGTCGTGAAGGTGGACGATACCGGCGTCGGCATCGACGAGGGCCGGGAAGCCGGCACCTGGACGGTGGGCCTCGCGCTCTCCGGCAACGAGGCCGGCGTCACCGCGGACGAACTCGCCGCCCTCTCCGACGGGGAACGCCAGGCGCTGCGCGAAAAGGCAAGCGCCGCCCTCGGCCGCCACCGTCCCCACTACATCATCGACACGGTCGCCGACCTGCCGCCGATCATCGAGGAGATCGAGGCGCGCATGGCAAGGGGCGAAAGGCCCTGA
- a CDS encoding FAD-dependent oxidoreductase: protein MRSALYSPHELRVESKDAIPKLAAWLEEKHGVSFHWSTAVTGIDGERIETSRGMLNAGAVAVCPGDDFSTLYPGRIAPYGLKVCTLQMLRIAPAAPVHFGAAVMSDLSFGRYEGFADLPEGRALAARLDADSAEMRAAGIHVIAVQSSDGSLVVGDSHVYGNAPQPFAEERIDDLILKGFDEIFDMPGRRVTARWVGTYASASDRTVLVDRPADNIRLVMVTGGTGASTGFALGEEVISDIYA from the coding sequence ATGCGTAGCGCCCTCTACAGCCCGCACGAATTGCGGGTGGAATCGAAGGACGCCATCCCGAAGCTCGCCGCCTGGCTGGAAGAGAAGCACGGCGTTTCCTTCCACTGGAGCACCGCCGTCACCGGCATCGACGGCGAGCGCATCGAGACGAGCCGCGGCATGCTGAATGCCGGGGCGGTCGCCGTCTGCCCCGGCGACGATTTCTCGACGCTCTATCCCGGGCGCATCGCGCCCTACGGCCTGAAGGTCTGCACCTTGCAGATGCTGCGCATCGCCCCGGCGGCGCCCGTCCACTTCGGCGCCGCCGTCATGTCGGACCTCAGCTTCGGCCGCTACGAGGGCTTCGCCGACCTGCCGGAAGGCCGCGCGCTCGCCGCCCGGCTCGACGCCGACAGCGCCGAGATGCGCGCCGCCGGCATCCATGTCATCGCCGTGCAGTCCTCGGACGGCTCACTGGTCGTCGGCGACAGCCATGTCTACGGCAACGCCCCGCAGCCCTTCGCCGAGGAGCGCATCGACGACCTGATCCTCAAGGGCTTCGACGAGATCTTCGACATGCCGGGCCGGCGCGTCACGGCGCGCTGGGTCGGCACCTATGCCTCGGCCAGCGACCGGACCGTCCTCGTCGACAGGCCCGCCGACAACATCCGCCTCGTCATGGTCACGGGCGGCACCGGCGCCTCGACGGGCTTCGCGCTCGGCGAGGAGGTCATTTCCGATATCTATGCTTAG
- a CDS encoding putative 2-aminoethylphosphonate ABC transporter ATP-binding protein: MQIDNLKHQPHVRIDHVTKSFGDFSALRDVSLDIWPGEFICFLGPSGCGKTTLLRAIAGLDIQSEGQIFMNGRDVSALPPSQRDFGIVFQSYALFPNLTVNQNVAYGLVGRGLKRAEMDRRVASLLDTVGLPDQGRKHPTKLSGGQQQRVALARALATEPKLLLLDEPLSALDAKVRNHLRREMKDLQRNLGVTTIMVTHDQHEALTMADRIVVMSGGQIEQVGTPEEIYQNPASAFVADFVGEMNFIPAEIVADNRVRIGRIEFDADTSGQRERSVLAAVRPEDVVVSTADGRPNSFRARIEEGEFLGSFFRARFGGGDLGENSLRADVAMHDIRNLKLRPGEEMPVAIPRERIRVYAQAV, from the coding sequence ATGCAGATCGACAACCTGAAGCACCAGCCGCATGTGCGGATCGACCACGTCACGAAATCCTTCGGCGATTTCTCCGCGCTGCGGGACGTCTCGCTCGATATCTGGCCGGGCGAGTTCATCTGCTTCCTCGGCCCGTCCGGCTGCGGCAAGACCACGCTTTTGCGCGCCATTGCCGGCCTCGACATCCAGAGCGAGGGGCAGATCTTCATGAACGGCCGCGACGTCTCGGCCCTGCCGCCCTCGCAGCGCGATTTCGGCATCGTCTTCCAGTCCTATGCGCTGTTCCCCAACCTCACGGTCAACCAGAACGTCGCCTATGGCCTCGTCGGGCGCGGCCTGAAGCGCGCCGAGATGGACAGGCGCGTCGCTTCGCTGCTCGACACCGTCGGCCTGCCCGACCAGGGCAGGAAACATCCGACGAAACTTTCCGGCGGCCAGCAGCAGCGCGTGGCGCTCGCCCGGGCGCTGGCGACCGAGCCGAAGCTCCTCCTCCTCGACGAGCCGCTTTCCGCGCTCGACGCCAAGGTGCGCAACCACCTGCGCCGCGAGATGAAGGATCTCCAGCGCAATCTCGGCGTCACCACCATCATGGTCACACACGACCAGCACGAGGCGCTGACCATGGCCGACCGTATCGTCGTCATGAGCGGCGGCCAGATCGAGCAGGTCGGCACGCCCGAGGAGATCTACCAGAACCCGGCCAGCGCCTTCGTCGCCGATTTCGTCGGCGAGATGAACTTCATCCCCGCCGAGATCGTCGCCGACAACCGCGTGCGCATCGGCCGCATCGAATTCGACGCCGACACGTCCGGCCAGCGCGAGCGTTCCGTCCTTGCGGCCGTGCGGCCGGAGGATGTCGTCGTCAGCACCGCCGACGGCCGGCCGAACAGTTTTCGCGCCCGCATCGAGGAGGGCGAGTTCCTCGGCTCCTTCTTCCGCGCCCGCTTCGGCGGCGGCGATCTCGGCGAGAACAGCCTGCGCGCCGACGTCGCCATGCACGACATCCGCAATCTGAAGCTCCGCCCCGGCGAGGAAATGCCCGTCGCGATCCCGCGCGAGCGCATCCGCGTCTATGCGCAGGCGGTCTAG
- a CDS encoding putative 2-aminoethylphosphonate ABC transporter substrate-binding protein encodes MKNHLFAATLSLAALAAGSAFAETRLTVYTAFEAEQLEAYKAAFEKANPDIKIDWIRDSTGVVTAKLLAEKENPQADVVWGLAATSLLLLKQEGMLEAYAPAGTDKLDPRFRDEANPPAWVGLDAWSAALCVNTVELEKAGAAMPKSWADLTRPEYKGMIAMPNPASSGTGFLDVAAWLQMMGEEKGWSYMDALDANISSYMHSGSKPCKDAARGEVTIGISFDFRGAQEKTRGAPVEVVVPEEGIGWDAEAAAIVADTDKLDAAKKLLDFSISEDAMKLYNQNYAILAVPGIAQPVENFPADVDKKMIKNDFQWSASNRERILTEWEKRYGSKNEPKG; translated from the coding sequence ATGAAGAACCACCTTTTCGCCGCCACGCTTTCGCTGGCCGCGCTTGCCGCCGGCTCGGCTTTCGCCGAGACGAGGCTGACCGTCTACACCGCCTTCGAGGCCGAGCAGCTCGAGGCCTACAAGGCCGCCTTCGAGAAGGCGAACCCGGACATCAAGATCGACTGGATCCGCGATTCCACCGGCGTCGTCACCGCCAAGCTGCTCGCCGAGAAGGAAAACCCGCAGGCCGACGTGGTCTGGGGCCTTGCCGCCACCTCGCTGCTGCTGCTCAAGCAGGAAGGCATGCTGGAAGCCTATGCCCCGGCCGGTACCGACAAGCTGGACCCGCGCTTCCGGGACGAAGCCAATCCGCCGGCCTGGGTCGGCCTCGATGCCTGGTCTGCGGCGCTCTGCGTGAACACCGTCGAGCTTGAAAAGGCCGGCGCCGCCATGCCGAAGAGCTGGGCCGACCTCACCAGGCCGGAATACAAGGGCATGATCGCCATGCCGAACCCGGCCTCCTCCGGCACCGGCTTCCTCGATGTCGCCGCCTGGCTGCAGATGATGGGCGAGGAGAAGGGCTGGTCCTACATGGACGCGCTCGACGCCAACATCTCCAGCTACATGCATTCCGGCTCCAAGCCCTGCAAGGACGCCGCCCGCGGTGAAGTGACCATCGGCATCTCCTTCGACTTCCGCGGCGCGCAGGAAAAGACCCGCGGCGCACCGGTCGAGGTGGTGGTTCCGGAAGAAGGCATCGGCTGGGATGCGGAAGCCGCAGCCATCGTCGCCGACACGGACAAGCTGGACGCGGCCAAGAAGCTCCTCGACTTCTCGATCTCCGAGGACGCGATGAAGCTCTATAACCAGAACTACGCGATCCTTGCCGTTCCGGGCATCGCCCAGCCGGTGGAGAACTTCCCGGCCGACGTCGACAAGAAGATGATCAAGAACGACTTCCAGTGGTCGGCCTCCAACCGCGAGCGCATCCTGACCGAATGGGAAAAGCGTTACGGCAGCAAGAACGAGCCGAAGGGCTGA
- a CDS encoding LysR family transcriptional regulator, whose amino-acid sequence MSVTLAQMKAVEALSRTGKFSAAAEELGISQPTVSSQVQAFEQLCKRRIFQRKGHTVKVAAGAQELIAKIRVTLKCLADVNEALYSEARMERGTLGVGFSAHRLIMPALTAFVRRYPAIHINTQGGPSLSLLGDVLNGDLDLAAVSMPLADERLFCEEILRSRIVIYGPKGHPALQGSALTLQQQLAPEKLVLWNRMSGTRSTLDLAARQAGVTLNCVLEVATLDVAYASAAAGIGLGCAIEGEVQADSNIDVVPLADPELSIGHYLVCLPECREHAAVEAFFGIARAHYGLAGGPVPGDGSIDHRQNL is encoded by the coding sequence GGGCATCAGCCAGCCGACCGTATCCTCGCAGGTGCAGGCCTTCGAGCAGCTCTGCAAGCGGCGTATCTTCCAGCGCAAGGGGCATACGGTGAAGGTCGCGGCCGGGGCGCAGGAGCTGATCGCGAAGATCCGCGTCACGCTGAAATGCCTCGCCGACGTCAACGAGGCACTCTATTCCGAAGCGCGCATGGAGCGCGGCACGCTCGGCGTCGGCTTTTCCGCCCATCGCCTGATCATGCCGGCACTGACCGCCTTCGTGCGGCGCTATCCGGCGATCCACATCAACACGCAAGGAGGCCCCTCGCTTTCCCTGCTCGGCGACGTGCTGAACGGCGATCTCGACCTTGCCGCCGTCTCCATGCCGCTCGCCGACGAGCGGCTGTTCTGCGAGGAGATCCTGCGCAGCCGCATCGTCATCTACGGCCCCAAGGGGCATCCGGCGCTGCAGGGCAGCGCGCTGACACTGCAGCAGCAGCTCGCCCCCGAAAAGCTCGTCCTGTGGAACCGGATGTCCGGCACGCGCTCGACGCTCGACCTCGCCGCGCGGCAGGCGGGCGTCACGCTCAACTGCGTGCTGGAAGTCGCCACGCTCGACGTCGCCTATGCATCGGCGGCCGCGGGCATCGGGCTCGGCTGCGCCATCGAGGGCGAGGTGCAGGCGGACAGCAATATCGACGTTGTGCCGCTGGCCGATCCGGAACTTTCCATCGGCCATTATCTCGTCTGCCTGCCGGAATGCCGCGAACATGCCGCCGTCGAAGCGTTTTTCGGCATTGCCCGCGCCCATTACGGGCTGGCCGGCGGCCCGGTTCCCGGCGACGGATCAATCGATCATAGACAAAATCTATGA